One window of the Camelus dromedarius isolate mCamDro1 chromosome 15, mCamDro1.pat, whole genome shotgun sequence genome contains the following:
- the LOC135322989 gene encoding small ribosomal subunit protein eS25-like — protein sequence MLPKDDKKKKDARKSAKKDKDPVNKSRGKAKKKKWSKGKVQDKLNNLVLFDKATYDKFCNEVPNHKLITPAVISHRLKSHGSLARAALQDLLSKGLIKLVSKHRAQVIYTRNTKGGNDPAAGEDV from the coding sequence ATGCTGCCCAAGGatgacaaaaagaagaaagatgccAGAAAGTCAGCCAAGAAAGACAAAGACCCGGTGAACAAATCTAGGGGCAAGGCCAAAAAGAAGAAGTGGTCCAAAGGCAAAGTTCAGGACAAGCTCAATAACCTAGTCTTGTTTGACAAAGCAACATATGACAAATTTTGTAACGAAGTCCCAAACCATAAGCTTATAACCCCAGCTGTCATCTCTCACAGACTGAAGAGCCATGGTTCCCTGGCCAGGGCAGCCCTTCAGGATCTCCTTAGTAAAGGACTTATTAAGCTAGTTTCAAAGCACAGAGCTCAAGTAATTTACACCAGGAACACCAAGGGTGGAAATGACCCAGCTGCTGGTGAAGATGTGTGA